A window of Formosa sp. Hel1_31_208 contains these coding sequences:
- a CDS encoding nucleoside triphosphate pyrophosphohydrolase family protein, which yields MKDKIEAVKAFHTAFKIGHRETPKAHLGLEKNMLRYKLMREENEEYLEAANDNDLVEVADALGDMLYILCGTIIEHGLQHKIEEVFDEIQRSNMSKLGEDGEPIYREDGKVLKGPNYFKPHIKTILDS from the coding sequence ATGAAAGACAAAATTGAAGCTGTAAAAGCATTTCACACTGCATTTAAAATCGGACATAGAGAAACACCAAAAGCCCATTTAGGATTGGAAAAAAATATGCTGCGTTATAAACTCATGAGAGAAGAAAACGAAGAATATCTCGAGGCTGCAAATGATAACGATCTTGTTGAAGTTGCTGATGCTTTAGGTGATATGCTTTATATTCTCTGCGGAACCATTATTGAACATGGTTTACAACACAAAATTGAAGAAGTATTTGATGAGATACAGCGCAGTAATATGAGTAAATTAGGAGAAGACGGTGAGCCAATTTACAGAGAGGACGGTAAAGTTCTTAAGGGACCTAATTACTTTAAACCCCATATCAAAACGATTTTAGATTCATAA
- a CDS encoding branched-chain amino acid aminotransferase: protein MSDIYTSNLHVEKAESSKLKDVNFSDLAFGATFTDHMFVCDYIDGEWQQPKIMPYGPMSMEPSARVFHYGQAVFEGMKAYKDDNGDVFLFRPEENFNRINKSCARLAMPEFPKEYFFEGLKALINLDKDWIQPGVGNSLYVRPFAIATEPIISAAPSENYRFMIICSPVSPYYKGKVKVVIAEHFSRSADGGVGYAKAAGNYAAQFYPTKLAQEKGFQQIIWTDSSTHTYLEEAGTMNVFFRINDTLITAPTSDRILDGVTRKSVIQIAKDNGVAIEVRPIKVQEIVDASNNGTLREIFGTGTAAVISEISAFEYRDKVYELEDLGLDSYAAKLKQHMLNIQHNLGEDKHNWRYPVK, encoded by the coding sequence ATGTCAGATATATACACGAGTAATTTACACGTCGAAAAAGCAGAATCATCTAAACTAAAAGATGTCAACTTTTCCGACCTAGCATTTGGGGCAACCTTTACTGATCACATGTTTGTTTGTGATTATATAGACGGCGAGTGGCAGCAGCCAAAAATCATGCCTTATGGCCCAATGTCTATGGAGCCCTCAGCACGTGTTTTTCATTATGGACAAGCTGTTTTTGAAGGTATGAAAGCCTATAAAGATGATAACGGAGATGTGTTTTTATTTAGACCAGAAGAGAATTTCAATAGAATCAATAAGTCATGTGCTCGATTAGCAATGCCTGAATTCCCAAAGGAATATTTCTTTGAAGGTCTTAAAGCATTGATCAATTTAGATAAAGATTGGATTCAACCTGGTGTTGGAAATTCATTGTATGTAAGACCTTTCGCTATAGCTACAGAACCTATCATTTCGGCAGCACCTTCTGAGAACTATCGTTTTATGATTATTTGCTCACCTGTATCGCCTTATTATAAAGGAAAAGTAAAAGTCGTGATTGCAGAGCATTTCAGTAGATCAGCTGATGGTGGTGTTGGATATGCAAAAGCTGCTGGTAATTATGCTGCACAATTCTACCCAACAAAGCTCGCTCAAGAAAAAGGCTTCCAACAAATTATTTGGACAGACTCAAGCACACACACCTATTTAGAGGAAGCTGGAACCATGAATGTTTTCTTCAGAATTAACGACACACTTATTACCGCTCCTACTAGTGATAGAATTCTAGATGGTGTCACAAGGAAGAGTGTGATTCAAATAGCAAAAGACAATGGAGTTGCAATTGAGGTTCGCCCTATTAAAGTTCAAGAAATTGTGGATGCCTCTAACAATGGCACTTTACGAGAAATATTTGGAACTGGTACTGCAGCAGTAATTAGTGAAATTTCTGCCTTTGAATACAGAGATAAAGTTTATGAACTTGAAGATTTAGGTTTAGACTCTTATGCTGCCAAATTAAAACAACATATGTTAAACATTCAGCATAATTTAGGTGAAGATAAACACAATTGGAGATATCCAGTGAAATAA
- a CDS encoding DUF4920 domain-containing protein, whose product MKHIFSILLVTLVLVSCKDTTKQNEEVAEELSQEIAYASFGEEISDADALTSKVMAVQYANMAVGDSIDAKMVAKVDEVCQAKGCWMKLDLPDGEQVMVKFKDYGFFMPKDIAGKEVIINGKAFVNEVPVDEQRHYAEDGGATPEEIAKITEPKRTYSFMADGVLLKTE is encoded by the coding sequence ATGAAACACATTTTTTCAATTCTATTAGTGACTTTAGTGCTAGTATCTTGCAAAGATACAACCAAACAAAACGAGGAGGTCGCAGAAGAACTGTCACAAGAAATCGCTTATGCATCCTTTGGAGAAGAAATTTCAGATGCCGATGCATTAACTTCAAAAGTTATGGCAGTTCAATATGCAAATATGGCGGTTGGTGATTCTATTGATGCAAAAATGGTGGCTAAAGTAGACGAGGTTTGTCAAGCAAAAGGCTGCTGGATGAAATTAGATCTTCCTGACGGTGAACAAGTCATGGTCAAATTTAAAGATTACGGGTTCTTTATGCCTAAAGATATCGCTGGAAAAGAAGTCATCATTAACGGTAAAGCTTTTGTTAATGAAGTACCAGTTGATGAGCAACGTCACTATGCTGAGGATGGTGGAGCAACACCTGAGGAAATCGCAAAAATAACAGAGCCAAAAAGAACGTATTCGTTCATGGCTGATGGTGTACTTTTAAAAACTGAATAA
- the mnmD gene encoding tRNA (5-methylaminomethyl-2-thiouridine)(34)-methyltransferase MnmD yields MRRKIITTADGSKTIQIEDWNEQYHSVHGAIQEANHVYIKHGLLFYYSENKRLPNQPISVLEIGFGTGLNALLTLLTAQNFGHPVHYVGVEAFPVTSEELQELNYPSELHIGSSLFEALHETPWETVNHISEDFQLIKQKKYFKEISEVNTYDVIYFDAFGARVQPELWTKELFQIMYKALRQNGVLTTYAAIGRVRRNLESIGFHVERLQGPPGKRHMLRAVKR; encoded by the coding sequence GTGCGCAGAAAAATTATTACCACTGCCGATGGTTCAAAAACCATTCAGATAGAAGATTGGAATGAGCAATATCATTCTGTTCACGGTGCCATACAAGAAGCAAACCATGTGTATATTAAGCATGGTTTGCTTTTTTATTATTCTGAGAATAAGCGCCTTCCAAACCAACCGATATCTGTTTTAGAAATTGGTTTTGGTACAGGGCTTAATGCTTTACTCACCTTATTAACTGCCCAGAACTTTGGTCATCCGGTTCATTACGTTGGTGTTGAGGCTTTTCCGGTAACGTCTGAAGAACTGCAAGAGCTTAATTATCCGTCAGAATTACATATAGGATCATCGCTATTTGAGGCATTGCATGAAACACCTTGGGAAACAGTTAATCATATTTCCGAAGATTTTCAGCTTATAAAGCAAAAAAAATATTTCAAAGAAATTTCCGAAGTGAATACCTATGATGTGATCTACTTTGATGCATTTGGCGCTCGTGTCCAACCTGAATTATGGACAAAAGAATTATTTCAGATTATGTATAAGGCTTTGCGACAAAATGGTGTTTTAACAACTTATGCCGCTATCGGAAGGGTGCGTCGTAATTTAGAATCTATAGGTTTCCATGTTGAACGTTTACAAGGTCCGCCTGGAAAGCGTCATATGCTAAGGGCTGTGAAACGTTAA
- a CDS encoding TIGR01777 family oxidoreductase, which yields MRKILITGATGLIGREIVKVCHAHNHVVHYLTTSKNKLSTHENYKGFYWNPDSNDIDEQCFAGVDTIINLVGASISKRWTNSYKNEILTSRTKTAKLLKDTIAKYNFPVKHMVSASAIGVYPSSMTNYYEEDTEEVSTSFLGEVVEQWEAAVDTFSSLNIKVAKIRIGLVLSEKGGALPEIAKPVRFGAGAAFGDGNQWQSWIHISDLARLFVFAVDNELEGIYNGVAPNPVTNNELTKAVAKVLHKPLILPNIPKLAMKLVLGEMHMLLFESQRVSATKIEETGFDFEFHHLEVALLDIFS from the coding sequence ATGAGAAAGATACTTATTACCGGAGCTACAGGATTAATCGGACGAGAAATTGTTAAGGTTTGTCACGCACATAATCATGTCGTGCATTATCTTACAACATCCAAAAATAAGCTCAGTACTCATGAGAATTATAAAGGATTCTACTGGAATCCAGACAGCAATGATATTGATGAACAGTGCTTTGCAGGTGTCGATACCATCATAAATCTAGTTGGCGCTTCCATTTCTAAACGATGGACAAATAGCTATAAAAACGAAATACTTACTAGTAGAACTAAAACGGCTAAGCTTTTGAAAGACACTATTGCTAAGTACAATTTCCCTGTAAAGCACATGGTTTCTGCAAGTGCTATTGGTGTTTATCCGAGTTCAATGACAAATTATTATGAAGAAGATACGGAAGAAGTTTCCACATCCTTTTTAGGTGAAGTGGTTGAACAATGGGAAGCTGCGGTTGATACATTTTCTAGTTTAAATATTAAAGTTGCTAAAATCAGAATTGGCTTGGTTCTTTCAGAAAAGGGCGGTGCTTTACCAGAAATTGCTAAACCTGTTCGTTTTGGCGCTGGTGCCGCTTTTGGTGACGGTAACCAATGGCAGTCCTGGATTCATATTAGTGATTTAGCGCGTCTTTTTGTTTTTGCGGTTGACAATGAGTTAGAAGGTATATATAACGGTGTAGCACCAAATCCTGTCACCAATAACGAACTCACAAAAGCGGTGGCTAAAGTATTACATAAACCACTCATACTTCCCAATATTCCTAAACTAGCGATGAAGTTAGTGTTGGGAGAAATGCATATGCTTCTATTTGAAAGTCAACGCGTGAGCGCTACTAAAATTGAAGAAACAGGTTTTGATTTTGAATTTCATCATTTGGAAGTCGCTCTTTTAGACATTTTTAGCTAA
- a CDS encoding helix-turn-helix transcriptional regulator translates to MENTIKVERAILSLTQDDLAKKIGVSRQTINSIEANRYVPSTVLALKLSEVFNKPVNHFFKLSTDD, encoded by the coding sequence ATGGAAAACACAATAAAAGTAGAGCGTGCTATTTTGAGTTTAACACAGGATGATCTCGCTAAAAAAATTGGAGTTTCCAGACAGACTATAAACTCTATTGAAGCTAATAGATATGTGCCGTCAACGGTTTTAGCACTTAAGCTTTCTGAAGTATTCAATAAACCTGTAAATCACTTTTTTAAGCTTTCAACGGATGATTAA
- a CDS encoding NAD-dependent deacylase yields the protein MKHLVVLTGAGMSAESGVKTFRDAGGLWEGHDVMAVASPQGFARNPELVLEFYNERRKQLHEVKPNSGHIHLAELEHNFKVTIVTQNIDNLHERAGSSEVIHLHGELFKVRSTKNESDVKTWTADLNKGDTCDQGHQLRPHIVWFGEEVPMIETAIDICQTADILLIIGTSMQVYPAAGLLNYAPHDTPIYFIDPNPAIASSHRITVISESATQGLPIFKQLIGL from the coding sequence ATGAAACACCTCGTCGTATTGACAGGCGCTGGGATGAGTGCCGAAAGTGGCGTAAAAACATTTCGAGATGCTGGCGGACTTTGGGAAGGGCATGATGTGATGGCTGTCGCTTCTCCTCAAGGATTTGCTAGAAATCCGGAATTGGTCTTAGAGTTTTATAATGAGAGACGAAAACAACTGCATGAGGTAAAACCAAATAGTGGGCATATCCACTTAGCCGAACTTGAACACAATTTTAAAGTTACTATTGTAACTCAAAATATTGACAACTTACATGAACGAGCTGGCAGTAGCGAAGTTATTCACTTACATGGTGAACTGTTTAAAGTACGTAGTACAAAAAATGAATCGGATGTTAAAACATGGACAGCTGATTTGAATAAAGGAGACACCTGTGATCAAGGACATCAATTACGACCACATATTGTGTGGTTTGGTGAAGAAGTACCAATGATTGAAACCGCTATTGATATTTGTCAAACTGCTGATATTTTACTTATTATTGGAACCTCAATGCAGGTCTATCCTGCCGCAGGACTACTAAATTACGCCCCTCATGATACACCAATTTACTTTATTGACCCAAATCCAGCTATTGCCAGCTCCCATCGTATCACTGTAATTTCTGAAAGCGCAACACAAGGTTTACCCATATTTAAACAACTAATAGGACTATAA
- a CDS encoding M48 family metallopeptidase, which yields MTLKQLYFLILALLFISFNANAQENADKILKDTIAYSDKNTQKVIEFGSFIENTIHSSDVDSFLLKLNEDLFFERVLSHHPDIDASDSYIKGFLVGMKQSLNSFPQEIMSQVENGSYYDFISYRYDVPSQTYYALFRMYSVDSGMNYHDFRLHKTNDDIQFTDMYTYLTGEHFTQTLGRMITYTLPEKKSKKKRTSDLNKDFKEVFKALMYNNNEKYNQAYNTIDGLKTELSKEKFLQIFKVLVASNIDESKYLKALEELIETHPDDPTIALNKIDYHYYKGEYYEAIQVINQLQNETEDDFLNYMKASVAFEDENYDLALNLFKYTIDNYPDFFDGQAGYLNTLVMLNNFTDAVIYLDALITDGYDKPLIIDYVEEEDENGENILDKFAKSEDFKAWKNK from the coding sequence ATGACATTAAAACAACTCTACTTTTTAATTTTGGCTTTGCTATTTATTTCCTTCAATGCAAATGCGCAAGAAAACGCAGATAAAATATTAAAAGACACCATAGCTTATAGCGATAAAAACACTCAAAAAGTAATTGAATTTGGAAGCTTTATTGAAAATACAATTCATAGCAGCGATGTAGATTCCTTTTTATTAAAATTGAATGAAGATCTATTTTTCGAACGAGTTTTGAGCCATCATCCTGATATCGATGCAAGTGACAGCTATATCAAAGGCTTCTTAGTGGGGATGAAACAATCCTTAAACTCCTTCCCTCAGGAAATCATGTCACAAGTTGAAAATGGCTCCTACTATGATTTTATTAGTTATCGTTATGATGTTCCATCGCAAACCTATTATGCACTTTTTAGAATGTATTCTGTTGATAGTGGCATGAATTATCACGATTTTAGACTGCACAAAACAAATGATGACATTCAGTTCACCGATATGTACACATATTTAACGGGTGAACATTTTACGCAAACTTTAGGTCGAATGATCACCTATACTTTACCTGAAAAAAAGTCTAAGAAAAAACGGACATCCGATTTAAACAAAGACTTTAAGGAAGTCTTTAAAGCTTTAATGTATAATAATAATGAAAAATATAATCAAGCATACAACACTATAGATGGTTTAAAAACTGAACTTTCAAAGGAAAAGTTCTTACAGATTTTTAAAGTTTTGGTCGCAAGTAATATTGATGAAAGTAAATATTTAAAGGCTTTAGAGGAATTAATAGAAACCCATCCCGATGATCCAACCATTGCTCTGAATAAAATTGACTATCACTATTATAAAGGCGAATATTATGAAGCCATTCAAGTTATTAATCAGCTTCAAAATGAAACCGAAGACGACTTTTTAAACTACATGAAAGCGAGTGTTGCTTTTGAAGATGAAAATTATGACCTAGCCCTTAATTTATTTAAATATACCATAGATAACTATCCAGACTTCTTTGATGGGCAAGCGGGTTACCTCAATACCCTAGTCATGTTGAATAACTTTACTGATGCTGTAATATATTTAGACGCATTAATAACTGATGGTTATGACAAACCATTAATTATAGATTATGTTGAGGAGGAAGATGAAAACGGTGAAAACATCTTAGATAAATTTGCAAAGTCTGAAGATTTTAAAGCCTGGAAAAACAAATAA
- a CDS encoding RNA methyltransferase: protein MIDNKLLEHLESYLTEQRKNRFAKILSQRTKHFTVATEDVYQLHNTSAVIRSCDVFGIQEVHIIEEQNTKQIDREIAMGAQKWVDLNRYHSVKEAIKELKYKGYQIVATTPHKDDSVLDNFDVTKKSCFFFGRETEGLSQEVIDAADCFLKIPMVGFTESLNISVSAAIILQEVTTKLKQTDINWHLTENEQMEKRLDWCKKTIKSYDEIVERFYQSQ, encoded by the coding sequence ATGATTGATAATAAGCTACTAGAACATCTTGAAAGCTACCTCACCGAACAACGGAAAAATAGATTTGCTAAAATCTTATCACAACGCACAAAGCATTTTACTGTGGCTACAGAAGATGTATACCAATTGCATAATACAAGTGCTGTGATTCGTAGTTGTGATGTCTTTGGGATTCAGGAAGTCCATATTATTGAAGAGCAAAATACGAAACAAATTGATAGAGAAATCGCCATGGGAGCTCAAAAATGGGTAGATTTAAATCGCTATCACTCTGTTAAAGAAGCTATTAAGGAATTAAAATATAAAGGCTATCAAATTGTTGCAACGACACCACATAAGGATGATAGTGTATTGGACAATTTTGATGTCACAAAAAAATCATGTTTTTTCTTTGGAAGAGAAACTGAAGGCTTGTCGCAAGAGGTTATAGATGCAGCCGATTGTTTCTTGAAAATACCAATGGTTGGTTTTACTGAAAGTTTAAACATTTCAGTCTCAGCCGCAATAATTTTACAAGAGGTAACCACAAAACTAAAACAAACCGACATTAATTGGCATTTGACCGAGAATGAACAGATGGAAAAACGTTTAGATTGGTGTAAGAAAACGATAAAGAGTTATGATGAGATTGTTGAACGCTTTTATCAAAGCCAATAA
- a CDS encoding carboxypeptidase-like regulatory domain-containing protein, with product MKFLFTFLLVVICSTSSYTQEDTYVKGTVIDLSTDQPIDRVNIVNLNQVIGTSTDEEGNFEIKAQLNDTLHLSYLGYKSIKVRVTNDWLKFGETKIGMTELALALEEVVVKQLKLTGYLEIDVKQVPIKSNYRYSISGLSNRGYEAGNRRPNAVSKVLGAIFNPADFLHNVFGKKPRELRKLKKMKEDDVIRNELASRFDREMLMVLLQVDRFDLDEIVNQCNYSKDFIQAANDLQILDAISECYEEYKVLNRDKAGRF from the coding sequence ATGAAATTCTTATTTACATTTTTATTAGTCGTGATATGCTCTACATCGAGCTATACTCAGGAGGATACTTATGTCAAAGGAACCGTTATTGATCTTAGTACAGATCAACCTATCGATCGTGTAAATATTGTCAATCTAAATCAAGTGATAGGCACCTCTACAGATGAAGAAGGTAATTTTGAAATCAAAGCACAGCTTAACGACACACTTCATTTATCGTATTTGGGTTATAAATCCATAAAAGTAAGAGTGACCAATGACTGGTTAAAATTTGGAGAGACTAAAATTGGGATGACTGAATTAGCCTTAGCCCTTGAAGAGGTAGTCGTAAAACAACTAAAACTCACTGGTTATTTAGAAATTGATGTTAAACAAGTTCCCATAAAATCTAATTATCGTTACAGTATTTCGGGATTATCAAATCGAGGTTATGAAGCTGGAAACCGACGTCCAAATGCAGTCAGCAAGGTATTAGGTGCTATTTTTAACCCTGCCGATTTCTTACACAATGTCTTTGGCAAAAAACCACGTGAACTTCGTAAGCTAAAAAAAATGAAGGAGGATGACGTCATCAGAAATGAATTGGCTTCTCGTTTTGATAGAGAAATGCTAATGGTTTTACTTCAGGTAGACCGATTTGATCTCGATGAAATAGTCAATCAATGCAACTATTCTAAAGACTTTATACAAGCCGCTAATGACCTCCAAATTTTAGATGCCATTAGTGAGTGCTACGAAGAATACAAAGTTTTAAATCGTGATAAGGCAGGTCGCTTTTAA
- a CDS encoding DEAD/DEAH box helicase has protein sequence MSTFQELGLNEDLLHAITDLGFETPSDVQQKAIPILLEKEADLVALAQTGTGKTAAFGFPMLQKINIDSRTTQGLILSPTRELCLQITNELKLYGKYCKGLNVTAIYGGASITDQARSVKRGSQIIVATPGRMKDMISRNMVDISKIEYAVLDEADEMLNMGFYEDITDILSHTPNDKSTWLFSATMPKEVSNIARKFMDNPIEITVGNKNESTSQVSHEYYLVNARDRYQALKRLSDANPDIFSVIFCRTKRDTQKVAENLIEDGYSAGALHGDLSQNQRDLVMKSFRNKQIQMLVATDVAARGIDVDDITHVINYQLPDEPEIYTHRSGRTGRAGKTGISMVIVSKSEVRKIKSIERIIKKEFVKKEIPDGMEICEVQLMSLANKIHNTEINHEIDKYLKSINELFEDTDKDELIKKFFSVEFTRFFNYYQKTKDLNVASSSRDSEGESGRSYGGSGNESRYFINVGRKDGYDWMKLKDFLKEVLDLGRDDVFKVDVKDSFSFFNTEKENQEKVLAFFTDFKHDGRFVNVEVSEDKGGGRNRGGRNRGGRRDGGGGKRRREDSPRGERRSSGRHSDSGSGNRSDRRSSEGGSSRRSDRRSSESSNNRSDRRSSGGDSRPPRRSESTSTSDRPRRSRR, from the coding sequence ATGAGCACATTCCAAGAACTCGGTCTCAATGAAGACCTACTGCATGCTATTACTGATTTAGGATTTGAAACACCTAGTGATGTTCAGCAAAAAGCAATTCCAATTTTATTAGAAAAAGAAGCTGATCTTGTTGCCTTAGCGCAAACAGGAACAGGTAAAACTGCAGCATTTGGTTTTCCAATGTTACAAAAAATTAATATTGATAGTCGTACAACTCAAGGCTTGATTTTATCTCCAACACGTGAACTTTGTTTACAAATTACAAATGAACTTAAACTCTACGGAAAGTATTGTAAAGGTTTAAATGTAACAGCTATTTACGGCGGTGCGAGTATTACGGATCAAGCAAGATCTGTAAAGCGCGGCTCACAAATTATTGTTGCAACTCCAGGTCGTATGAAAGATATGATTAGCCGAAACATGGTTGATATTTCTAAAATTGAATATGCGGTTTTAGATGAAGCTGATGAAATGCTAAACATGGGGTTTTATGAGGATATCACTGATATTTTATCACATACTCCAAATGATAAAAGCACTTGGTTATTTTCTGCAACCATGCCAAAAGAGGTGTCAAACATTGCTAGAAAATTCATGGATAACCCAATTGAAATTACAGTTGGAAATAAAAACGAAAGCACAAGTCAAGTGTCTCACGAATACTATTTAGTAAACGCAAGAGATCGCTACCAAGCTTTAAAACGTTTATCTGATGCTAATCCAGATATTTTCTCTGTGATTTTCTGTCGTACCAAACGAGATACTCAAAAAGTAGCCGAAAACTTAATTGAAGATGGTTACAGTGCGGGTGCATTACATGGTGATTTGAGTCAAAATCAACGTGATTTAGTAATGAAGTCTTTCAGAAACAAACAAATACAAATGCTAGTCGCAACAGATGTTGCTGCTCGTGGTATTGATGTTGACGATATTACACATGTGATTAACTATCAATTACCTGACGAACCTGAAATATATACCCACCGTTCTGGACGTACCGGACGCGCAGGCAAAACAGGTATTTCTATGGTAATTGTTTCTAAAAGTGAAGTTCGTAAGATTAAAAGCATTGAACGTATCATTAAGAAAGAATTTGTAAAAAAAGAAATTCCTGATGGTATGGAAATTTGTGAAGTACAATTGATGTCACTTGCAAATAAAATTCATAATACTGAAATCAACCATGAAATTGACAAGTACCTCAAAAGTATTAACGAATTATTTGAAGATACAGACAAAGACGAATTAATTAAAAAATTCTTCTCAGTAGAATTCACACGCTTCTTTAATTACTACCAAAAAACTAAAGATCTCAATGTCGCAAGCTCGTCAAGAGATTCTGAAGGAGAAAGTGGTCGCAGTTATGGTGGTAGTGGAAACGAGTCACGTTACTTTATTAATGTGGGACGTAAAGATGGTTACGATTGGATGAAGTTGAAAGATTTCTTAAAAGAAGTGTTAGACTTAGGTCGCGACGATGTATTTAAAGTAGACGTCAAAGACAGTTTCTCTTTCTTTAATACGGAAAAAGAGAACCAAGAGAAGGTTTTAGCATTCTTTACTGATTTTAAACACGATGGCCGATTTGTTAATGTAGAAGTTAGTGAAGACAAAGGTGGTGGACGAAATCGTGGTGGACGAAATCGTGGCGGGCGAAGAGATGGCGGAGGTGGAAAACGCAGACGTGAGGATAGCCCAAGAGGCGAAAGACGTTCCAGCGGTAGACACAGTGATTCTGGCTCGGGCAATAGAAGTGATAGGCGTTCTTCTGAAGGAGGGTCTTCAAGACGAAGCGATAGAAGATCTAGTGAAAGTTCTAATAACAGAAGTGATAGAAGAAGTTCTGGCGGAGATTCAAGACCACCAAGACGTTCGGAAAGCACATCAACATCTGATAGACCAAGACGCTCTAGACGATAA
- a CDS encoding non-canonical purine NTP diphosphatase: MQLVFATNNLHKLKEVQSMLPQHIQLLSLKDIGCFEDVPETRLTIEGNAIQKADYIKTHYGYDCFADDTGLEVETLNGEPGVYSARYAGEQRDAHNNMDKLLENLSDKSNRNAQFKTVIALHLNGSLETFTGICKGEITKTKHGRGGFGYDPIFKAEGYDQTFAEIALEEKNRIGHRGKAVAQLVTFLNHL; encoded by the coding sequence ATGCAACTTGTCTTCGCTACGAATAATTTACATAAACTCAAAGAGGTACAGTCTATGTTACCACAGCACATACAATTATTAAGTTTAAAGGACATTGGCTGTTTTGAAGACGTTCCTGAAACACGGCTTACTATTGAAGGTAATGCCATTCAAAAAGCCGACTATATCAAAACGCATTACGGGTATGATTGCTTTGCTGATGACACTGGCTTAGAAGTTGAAACCCTGAATGGTGAACCTGGTGTGTATAGCGCTCGTTATGCTGGGGAGCAACGCGATGCTCACAACAATATGGATAAATTGCTAGAGAACCTTTCAGACAAATCCAATAGAAACGCGCAATTTAAAACCGTAATAGCGCTCCATTTAAATGGTAGCTTAGAAACCTTCACGGGAATTTGTAAAGGTGAAATCACTAAAACCAAGCATGGACGTGGTGGTTTTGGTTACGATCCCATTTTTAAAGCAGAAGGTTATGATCAAACCTTTGCAGAAATAGCACTAGAAGAAAAAAATCGAATTGGCCATCGTGGGAAAGCAGTGGCTCAGTTGGTCACATTTCTAAACCATTTATAA